In one window of Psychrobacter sp. P2G3 DNA:
- a CDS encoding CoA transferase subunit A: protein MSQSKIYSSAEEALKGIVSDGQTLAIGGFGLCGIPEALIEALRDSGVKDLTCISNNAGVDDFGLGLLLQTRQIKKMISSYVGENKEFERQYLAGELEVELTPQGTLAEKLRSGGAGIPAFYTATGVGTLVAEGKETRDFDGRTYVLEHTLRADVSLIKAQKADKSGNLMFNKTARNFNPDCAMAGKITIVEVEEIVETGTFDPDEVHLPGIFVQRIVLNSNPEKRIEKTTTKAVENA, encoded by the coding sequence ATGAGTCAATCAAAAATATATAGTAGTGCAGAAGAAGCGTTAAAAGGTATTGTAAGTGATGGTCAAACCCTCGCAATCGGCGGTTTTGGTCTGTGTGGTATTCCTGAAGCTTTAATCGAAGCATTGCGTGATAGCGGCGTTAAAGATTTAACCTGTATCAGTAATAACGCGGGTGTTGATGACTTTGGCTTAGGATTACTATTACAGACTCGTCAAATCAAAAAAATGATCTCATCTTATGTCGGTGAAAATAAAGAGTTTGAGCGTCAATACCTAGCTGGCGAGTTAGAAGTTGAATTGACCCCGCAAGGGACATTGGCTGAAAAGCTACGTTCGGGTGGCGCTGGTATTCCTGCGTTCTATACTGCAACTGGCGTCGGCACACTCGTCGCGGAAGGTAAAGAGACGCGTGATTTTGATGGTCGCACATATGTGCTTGAACATACATTGCGTGCTGATGTGTCATTAATCAAAGCGCAAAAAGCAGATAAATCGGGTAACTTAATGTTCAACAAAACCGCCCGTAACTTCAATCCAGACTGTGCAATGGCTGGCAAAATCACCATCGTCGAAGTAGAAGAAATCGTAGAGACTGGTACGTTCGATCCTGACGAAGTGCATCTGCCTGGTATCTTTGTGCAGCGTATTGTATTAAACAGCAACCCTGAAAAACGTATCGAAAAAACGACAACTAAAGCAGTTGAAAACGCTTAA
- a CDS encoding TIGR00366 family protein, giving the protein MFSAITNASVQLVNRYLPSPFVFSIVLTLIAFVVGLAITGQNVIAMAGHWGNGLWSLHSFAMQMALILVTGYAFASAPFIQRLLDNIASRIHSPSTAIIVSTLVGLVGSWINWGFGLIIGAIFAKSLAKKVANVDYPLLVAAAYSGFVIWHGGFSGSIPLTLSSGGDTLLTLSGNAMTEAVPLSQTVFAGYNLLIVGLLVIILPLLNRFMHPKNPTVIDPKLIKKEAYVSPRRDTPAQRLDDSRIVAVILLALALMYYISEFSSNGFNLGLNIVIGLFLFVGLLSHGTLERYYRAVNSGIGGITGIVLLFPFYGGIMGIMTGANADGISISTQVTEFFVNSASADSFPIFAFLSAGLVNVFVPSGGGQFAVQGPVMIPAGVELGVKPAVTAMAIAWGDAWTNMIQPFWALPLLGIAGLDARAIMGYCLIVLAVSGAIIMGVFWLVV; this is encoded by the coding sequence ATGTTTAGTGCTATCACCAACGCCAGCGTACAACTGGTAAATCGGTATCTACCATCCCCCTTTGTATTCTCTATTGTTTTAACGCTCATTGCTTTTGTCGTTGGACTTGCTATTACGGGCCAAAACGTAATAGCAATGGCAGGACATTGGGGTAATGGACTGTGGTCACTACATAGTTTCGCTATGCAAATGGCGCTCATATTGGTGACAGGCTATGCGTTTGCCAGTGCGCCATTTATTCAGCGTCTACTGGATAATATTGCCAGTCGTATTCATTCCCCTTCGACCGCTATCATAGTATCAACCTTGGTGGGTCTGGTTGGTTCATGGATAAACTGGGGTTTTGGTCTAATTATTGGTGCTATCTTTGCCAAGTCACTTGCAAAAAAAGTAGCTAATGTCGATTATCCCTTATTGGTAGCCGCAGCATATTCAGGATTTGTAATTTGGCATGGAGGCTTTTCAGGGTCGATACCGCTAACGTTGAGTTCGGGCGGTGATACCTTGCTCACGCTATCGGGTAACGCAATGACCGAAGCGGTGCCTTTATCACAAACCGTGTTTGCCGGATACAACTTGCTCATTGTTGGCTTGTTAGTAATAATCTTGCCTCTGTTAAATCGCTTTATGCACCCAAAAAATCCTACCGTTATTGACCCTAAGCTGATTAAAAAAGAAGCTTACGTGTCGCCTCGCCGAGATACCCCAGCACAAAGATTAGATGACAGCCGTATTGTCGCCGTAATTCTGCTGGCGTTAGCCTTAATGTACTATATTAGTGAATTTAGCAGCAATGGTTTTAATCTAGGATTAAACATAGTTATTGGGCTATTCTTGTTTGTAGGATTGTTATCGCATGGCACGCTAGAGCGTTACTATCGCGCAGTAAACTCAGGTATAGGCGGCATCACTGGTATTGTATTACTGTTTCCGTTTTATGGTGGCATCATGGGTATCATGACCGGAGCAAACGCTGACGGCATCTCTATTAGTACTCAAGTTACCGAATTCTTCGTCAATTCCGCTTCAGCAGACAGCTTTCCTATTTTTGCATTTCTAAGCGCAGGTTTAGTCAACGTCTTTGTACCATCGGGCGGCGGTCAGTTTGCTGTACAAGGGCCTGTCATGATACCTGCTGGTGTCGAGCTTGGTGTCAAACCAGCAGTCACGGCAATGGCGATTGCGTGGGGCGATGCGTGGACAAATATGATTCAGCCATTTTGGGCATTACCGTTATTAGGTATTGCCGGCTTAGATGCTCGAGCTATCATGGGCTACTGTCTGATAGTGCTTGCAGTATCAGGGGCAATTATTATGGGTGTGTTTTGGTTAGTGGTATAA
- a CDS encoding GntP family permease: protein MFSTLAIVITLFLLMFFAYRGYSVLILAPIMAILAVFLSGDFLSSIPAYTDVFMGALSGFLLKFFPIFLLGALFGRLMADSGAATAIANTVVEKLGASKAILAVILVCAILTYGGVSLFVVAFAIYPIAKDLFKAADIPKRLIPAAIALGSFTFTMTALPGTPAIQNAIPIPYYNTNVFAAPILGIIGGTIMFICGWLWLQSRARKANAAGEGYGQHDEEDVGGVGAAKKEAEVLNTHHTSFTVAMIPLVLVIALNALLTYAIFPSIDFSSLQAQFPDLNIAGSLGLWSIIISLVVACIVLILLRIGHWNNLQKTINRGTYDSMLPIFNTASEVGYGAVIASLAGFLIIRDSILNLNPDNPLISEAVAMTTLAGITGSSSGGLSIALSTLGEDYLRMAVAAGIDPELMHRVAVMAAGGLDTLPHSGAVITLFAICGLTHKQSYLNLAMVTMIIPLIAVVAVIILGTMFGSF, encoded by the coding sequence ATGTTTAGCACACTTGCTATTGTTATTACTTTATTTCTATTAATGTTCTTTGCTTATCGCGGTTATTCAGTGCTGATTTTAGCACCGATTATGGCGATATTAGCTGTATTCCTATCAGGGGATTTTTTAAGTAGTATTCCTGCCTATACCGATGTATTTATGGGCGCACTAAGTGGATTTTTACTTAAATTCTTCCCTATTTTCTTGTTAGGTGCATTGTTTGGTCGTTTGATGGCAGACTCTGGAGCGGCGACAGCGATTGCCAATACCGTGGTCGAAAAGCTTGGTGCCAGCAAAGCCATTCTAGCAGTCATCTTAGTCTGTGCTATCTTAACCTATGGTGGTGTATCGTTATTTGTCGTAGCGTTTGCTATCTATCCAATCGCCAAAGACTTATTCAAAGCCGCTGATATTCCTAAGCGCTTGATTCCAGCAGCGATTGCCTTAGGCTCATTTACCTTTACGATGACCGCATTGCCGGGCACGCCAGCCATTCAGAATGCCATTCCAATTCCTTATTATAATACCAACGTATTTGCCGCGCCTATCCTAGGTATTATCGGCGGTACTATCATGTTTATTTGTGGTTGGTTATGGCTACAGTCACGGGCTAGAAAAGCCAATGCGGCAGGTGAAGGCTACGGTCAGCATGACGAAGAGGATGTAGGCGGCGTTGGTGCAGCCAAAAAAGAAGCCGAAGTGCTAAATACTCATCACACCTCCTTTACGGTTGCTATGATTCCGCTGGTATTAGTCATCGCTTTAAACGCTTTATTAACTTATGCTATTTTCCCTTCGATAGACTTTAGCAGCTTACAAGCTCAGTTTCCGGATTTAAATATCGCCGGCTCACTCGGTCTATGGTCGATTATTATCTCGTTAGTCGTTGCCTGTATTGTTTTGATTTTGCTGCGTATCGGTCATTGGAACAATCTACAAAAAACCATCAACCGTGGTACTTATGATTCGATGTTGCCGATTTTTAACACCGCATCGGAAGTTGGCTACGGTGCGGTTATCGCTTCACTTGCAGGCTTCCTTATCATTCGTGACAGTATCTTAAACCTAAATCCTGATAACCCACTAATCTCAGAAGCCGTTGCTATGACCACGCTTGCTGGTATTACGGGCTCATCATCAGGTGGTTTGAGTATCGCTCTATCGACGTTGGGCGAAGATTACCTGAGAATGGCGGTCGCAGCTGGTATTGATCCAGAGCTTATGCACCGCGTGGCGGTTATGGCAGCGGGCGGGCTTGATACTCTTCCACACAGTGGCGCGGTCATCACGTTGTTTGCGATTTGTGGCTTGACCCATAAGCAGTCATACCTGAATCTTGCGATGGTCACGATGATTATTCCATTAATCGCTGTGGTCGCTGTTATCATCTTAGGGACGATGTTTGGCTCATTTTAG
- the metG gene encoding methionine--tRNA ligase, which translates to MKVREILVTSALPYANGYIHLGHLVEYIQTDIWARAMKAQGHQVTYVCADDAHGTAIMLKAEANGITPEEQIASVKASHEADFAKFLINFDNYHSTHSEENKHFSELIYRRLDSAGHISTKDVEQLFDPEKQLFLADRFVKGTCPECGALDQYGDNCEVCGTTYDATDLKDPYSTLSDATPVLKTSKHYFFDLPEFEQFLKDWTRSDNRLQTSVANKLQEWFDAGLTSWDISRDAPYFGFQIPDTPSDEPDKYFYVWLDAPVGYMASFKNLCDKRAGTNEALDFDRYWMQENEHKTEVYHFIGKDIVYFHALFWPAMLAGSEFRTPTGVFAHGFLMVNGEKMSKSRGTFIKAETYAEHLHPEYLRYYFASKLSDKVEDINLDLEDFMQKVNSDLVGKVVNIASRSAGFLVKKYDGMLSDVCVESTLLEDITKTGDEIAAAYENREFSRAMRLIMQCADKANEYIDEKKPWSLAKQEGTEQEVQDVCSVAINIFRQLMVYLAPVLPELTANAKEFLNIDDLSFASRNEWLLGHKINKFKPLMQRIEEKDVAAMVEASKESLAQTTTPVASKSVTEKDSKTEAGTDDDINAEQADYIGIEDFAKVEMKVAHVLECNHVEGADKLLQFTLDVGEDKPRNVFSGIRKFYEPEQLVDKKVICVTNLAPRKMKFGVSEGMVLSTGDSKTGLTVVTLPDDCVVGDTLA; encoded by the coding sequence ATGAAAGTGCGTGAGATTCTAGTAACCAGTGCGCTGCCCTACGCCAATGGCTATATCCATTTGGGGCATCTTGTAGAATATATTCAGACTGATATTTGGGCGCGTGCGATGAAGGCACAAGGCCATCAGGTCACTTATGTCTGCGCGGATGATGCACATGGTACGGCGATCATGCTCAAAGCAGAAGCTAATGGCATCACGCCAGAAGAGCAAATTGCCTCAGTTAAAGCCTCGCATGAAGCGGACTTTGCTAAATTTTTGATTAACTTTGACAATTATCACTCCACGCATTCAGAAGAAAACAAGCATTTTTCCGAGCTGATTTATCGTCGTCTTGATAGCGCTGGACATATCAGTACCAAAGACGTTGAGCAATTATTTGATCCTGAAAAGCAATTGTTTTTAGCGGATCGTTTTGTCAAAGGCACTTGCCCTGAATGCGGTGCGCTTGATCAATATGGCGATAACTGTGAAGTGTGCGGCACAACGTATGATGCAACAGATCTTAAAGATCCTTACTCGACGTTGTCTGACGCCACACCTGTCCTAAAAACCTCTAAGCACTATTTCTTTGATTTACCTGAGTTTGAGCAATTCTTAAAGGATTGGACGCGTAGTGATAATCGCTTGCAAACATCGGTTGCTAATAAACTGCAAGAATGGTTTGACGCTGGCCTGACCAGCTGGGATATCTCGCGCGATGCGCCATATTTTGGTTTCCAAATTCCAGATACCCCAAGCGACGAGCCAGACAAATATTTTTATGTATGGCTAGATGCGCCAGTCGGTTACATGGCGAGCTTTAAGAATTTATGTGATAAGCGTGCAGGTACAAATGAAGCGCTTGATTTCGATCGTTACTGGATGCAAGAAAACGAGCATAAGACCGAGGTTTATCATTTCATCGGTAAAGACATCGTTTACTTCCATGCGTTATTTTGGCCAGCCATGCTTGCGGGTAGTGAATTCCGTACGCCAACGGGTGTCTTTGCGCATGGCTTCTTGATGGTCAACGGCGAAAAAATGAGTAAGTCACGCGGCACCTTTATCAAAGCCGAAACTTACGCTGAGCACTTACATCCTGAATACTTGCGTTATTATTTTGCCAGTAAGCTGTCTGATAAAGTCGAGGACATCAACCTTGATTTAGAAGACTTTATGCAAAAGGTCAACTCTGACTTGGTTGGTAAGGTCGTTAATATTGCCAGTCGTAGCGCTGGTTTCTTAGTGAAGAAATATGACGGTATGCTGTCGGACGTTTGCGTAGAATCAACGCTACTAGAAGATATTACCAAAACCGGTGATGAAATTGCTGCCGCTTATGAGAATCGTGAGTTCTCGCGCGCTATGCGTTTAATCATGCAATGTGCAGATAAGGCCAATGAGTATATTGACGAGAAAAAACCGTGGTCACTTGCCAAGCAAGAAGGCACTGAGCAAGAAGTGCAAGACGTTTGCTCGGTTGCGATTAATATCTTCCGACAATTGATGGTTTATTTAGCGCCAGTCTTGCCTGAGCTGACTGCCAATGCCAAAGAATTCTTAAACATTGATGATCTCAGCTTTGCCAGCCGTAATGAGTGGTTGCTTGGTCATAAAATCAATAAATTTAAACCATTGATGCAGCGTATCGAAGAAAAAGACGTCGCCGCGATGGTTGAGGCGTCAAAAGAATCGTTGGCGCAAACCACTACCCCAGTTGCTAGCAAGTCAGTCACCGAAAAAGATAGCAAGACAGAAGCTGGTACTGATGATGATATAAATGCTGAGCAAGCTGATTATATTGGTATTGAAGACTTTGCCAAAGTTGAGATGAAAGTCGCACACGTTTTAGAGTGTAACCATGTCGAAGGCGCAGATAAGCTTCTGCAATTTACCTTAGACGTTGGCGAAGATAAGCCGCGCAATGTGTTTAGCGGTATCCGTAAATTTTATGAGCCTGAGCAATTGGTTGATAAAAAAGTGATTTGCGTGACCAATCTTGCCCCGCGTAAGATGAAGTTCGGTGTCTCAGAAGGCATGGTGTTATCGACTGGCGATTCAAAGACAGGGCTAACAGTTGTTACCTTGCCTGATGATTGCGTGGTTGGTGATACTTTAGCTTAA
- a CDS encoding ABC transporter substrate-binding protein, with translation MTIASTLRLSLYGAAISATLGLIGCSNSTDTAATTDESATADTDKPAKTLAITQIVEHPSLDEMRRGIIDELADNGYVEGQNLTINFQSAQGNTATAGQIAKQFAGDNPDAIVAISTPSAQSIVASTKTVPVIYTAISDPVAAKLINENNLPIQSNVTGLSSELPIEPQLDNILKIVPNAKTIGYVYSPGEINSVVVLNQLKKLAPARGLKILDVTANRPTDVAMATRSLAGRVDVIYTSLDNNVVSGFEAMAGAANELDIPVIASDEFSVRRGATAALGVNDYDFGRTTGKMVYRVLNGEAVNTIKPEVMNKLTLYASPKHAAEQGVSLPADLLKNAINVDTDVDTK, from the coding sequence ATGACTATTGCTTCTACTTTACGCTTAAGCCTATATGGTGCTGCTATTAGCGCCACACTTGGATTAATTGGCTGCTCAAATTCTACCGATACTGCTGCAACGACTGATGAGAGTGCAACCGCTGATACTGACAAGCCCGCTAAAACGTTGGCCATTACTCAAATCGTTGAACACCCATCGTTAGATGAGATGCGCCGCGGTATTATTGATGAGCTGGCTGATAATGGTTATGTTGAAGGCCAAAATCTAACCATCAACTTTCAAAGTGCTCAAGGTAATACAGCGACAGCAGGACAGATTGCTAAGCAGTTTGCAGGAGACAATCCAGATGCCATCGTAGCAATCTCAACGCCATCTGCTCAGTCAATTGTGGCGTCAACTAAAACGGTTCCGGTTATTTATACTGCTATCTCAGACCCTGTCGCAGCGAAGCTTATTAATGAAAATAATTTACCTATTCAATCTAACGTGACAGGCTTATCCAGTGAATTACCTATTGAGCCGCAGTTAGATAATATTTTAAAGATTGTACCCAATGCAAAAACCATTGGTTACGTCTATAGCCCAGGTGAGATTAACTCTGTAGTGGTGCTCAATCAGCTTAAAAAACTTGCACCAGCGCGTGGACTTAAAATATTAGATGTGACAGCCAATCGCCCAACTGACGTTGCAATGGCGACTCGTAGTCTTGCTGGTCGCGTCGATGTCATTTATACCTCGTTAGATAATAACGTTGTGTCAGGATTTGAAGCAATGGCAGGTGCCGCTAACGAGCTTGATATTCCAGTCATTGCCTCGGACGAGTTTAGTGTAAGACGCGGTGCCACTGCTGCGCTAGGTGTCAACGATTATGACTTTGGCCGTACCACTGGAAAAATGGTTTATCGCGTGTTAAATGGCGAGGCTGTCAATACCATTAAGCCTGAAGTCATGAATAAATTAACCTTGTATGCAAGTCCGAAGCACGCCGCTGAGCAAGGTGTCAGCTTGCCAGCAGATTTACTAAAAAATGCTATCAACGTTGATACTGATGTCGATACCAAATAA
- a CDS encoding ABC transporter substrate-binding protein yields the protein MLYQNRFGHFNFSKALLLGGVCTAILTGCNQSAQDTSTTDVAATGDAAVAMKTVAITAIVEHPALDDVRKGVIDELNDAGFKDGENLTVNFQSAQGNTATAGQIAKQFVADNADVIIAIGTPSAQSVAAATSSIPLVFSAVTDPVAAKLVTKLDGSGTNVTGGSDALPYEPQIELMRQIIPSLKNVGYVYSPGEVNSTIILKNLKEKLTPLGINVLEAPAQRSTDIAMAARSLEGKVDMIYTSTDNNVVSAYESLYQVAKESKIPLIASDTSSVERGAIAALGVNYYDLGRETGKIVVRILNGEEAGAIPVYTPQMLDLYVSPNHAKEQGITLPQAVIDKAKEVVE from the coding sequence ATGTTGTATCAAAATCGTTTTGGTCATTTCAATTTTAGTAAAGCGCTATTATTAGGCGGCGTTTGTACTGCTATCTTGACTGGTTGTAATCAGTCAGCACAAGATACTAGCACTACTGACGTGGCTGCTACTGGCGATGCCGCAGTAGCTATGAAGACGGTCGCTATCACTGCTATTGTAGAACATCCAGCGCTAGATGATGTCCGTAAAGGTGTCATCGATGAGCTAAATGATGCCGGCTTTAAAGACGGTGAAAACTTAACGGTCAACTTCCAAAGTGCACAGGGCAATACTGCCACGGCGGGACAGATTGCCAAGCAATTCGTTGCAGACAATGCAGACGTTATCATCGCGATCGGCACTCCATCAGCGCAGTCAGTAGCTGCTGCGACTAGCAGTATCCCACTAGTATTTTCAGCAGTCACTGACCCAGTCGCAGCCAAACTAGTCACAAAACTAGATGGCTCTGGCACCAATGTCACTGGTGGCTCTGATGCACTACCTTATGAGCCACAAATTGAATTGATGCGTCAAATCATTCCTAGCTTAAAAAATGTCGGTTATGTTTATAGCCCAGGCGAAGTCAACTCAACGATTATCTTGAAAAACTTAAAAGAAAAACTGACACCACTAGGTATCAACGTACTCGAAGCGCCTGCCCAGCGTAGTACTGATATTGCGATGGCCGCCCGTAGCCTCGAAGGTAAGGTTGATATGATCTATACCTCAACCGATAACAACGTCGTATCGGCCTACGAATCACTATATCAAGTCGCTAAAGAGAGCAAAATCCCACTGATTGCCTCAGATACCAGTTCAGTTGAGCGCGGTGCCATTGCTGCCTTAGGCGTAAACTATTACGATCTTGGCCGCGAAACTGGTAAAATCGTTGTACGCATTCTAAACGGTGAAGAAGCCGGCGCCATTCCTGTTTATACGCCGCAAATGCTTGATTTATATGTCAGTCCAAACCATGCCAAAGAACAAGGCATTACTTTGCCACAAGCGGTTATCGATAAAGCAAAAGAAGTGGTAGAATAA
- a CDS encoding ABC transporter permease produces MSLIAFFGALESGLIYGLVALGVLISFRTLDFPDLTADGSFPLGGAVAGISIVAGVNPWLACAFGMLAGSVAGIVTAWLHVKLGILQLLASILVMVALYSVNLRIMGAPNLPLLGETTVFSTLVTDGNGYWMRCLIIGVVILLAKLFLDWFYSTETGLSMRATGSNLRMAQAQGINTSWMTIIGMAVSNGLIALAGALFVQTQGGADISIGIGTIVIGLAAVIIGETIIPAKRIWLITFAVIVGAVLYKLFIQVALSSDTLRSIGFGPQDLNLITALLVVLALVLPKAKTKFLSRKVRVQ; encoded by the coding sequence ATGTCTCTAATTGCTTTTTTTGGTGCGCTTGAAAGCGGTCTAATTTACGGCCTAGTAGCACTTGGTGTGCTCATCTCATTTCGTACGCTCGATTTTCCTGACTTGACCGCTGATGGTAGTTTTCCATTAGGTGGCGCAGTCGCTGGCATCTCTATTGTCGCTGGTGTCAATCCATGGTTGGCATGCGCTTTTGGTATGCTAGCAGGTTCAGTCGCCGGTATCGTCACTGCATGGTTGCACGTCAAACTTGGTATCTTGCAACTACTTGCCAGCATCTTAGTCATGGTCGCGCTATATTCTGTCAACCTACGCATCATGGGCGCGCCCAACTTGCCGTTATTGGGTGAAACTACGGTATTTAGCACCTTAGTTACTGATGGCAATGGATATTGGATGCGCTGCCTTATCATTGGTGTGGTCATACTGCTTGCCAAGCTATTCTTAGATTGGTTTTATAGCACCGAAACTGGCCTATCTATGCGAGCAACTGGTTCAAACTTACGAATGGCACAGGCGCAAGGCATCAATACCTCATGGATGACCATCATCGGTATGGCCGTCTCTAACGGCCTAATTGCTCTAGCAGGCGCACTGTTTGTACAGACTCAAGGTGGTGCAGATATCTCTATCGGTATCGGTACGATTGTCATTGGTCTAGCAGCGGTCATCATTGGTGAGACCATCATCCCTGCCAAGCGTATTTGGCTGATTACCTTTGCTGTAATCGTTGGCGCGGTACTATATAAGCTATTTATTCAGGTCGCGCTATCGAGCGATACGCTACGTAGTATTGGCTTTGGCCCGCAGGATTTGAACTTGATTACCGCTTTACTTGTAGTATTAGCACTAGTATTGCCAAAAGCTAAAACCAAGTTTTTATCTCGTAAAGTTCGCGTTCAATGA
- a CDS encoding ABC transporter ATP-binding protein, giving the protein MMQATDLRLTFNPGTPIENPALRGINLNIADGEFVTVIGTNGAGKSTFLNAVSGTTRVDSGSILLNGIDVTKKTAHQRAHWVARVFQDPMAGTCEALTIEENMALAYKRGGKRGLSFALNQNNRDLFREKLSVLKLGLENRLTDRMGLLSGGQRQAVSLLMASLQPSKILLLDEHTAALDPKTAAFVLELTDKIVTDNELTTMMVTHSMQQALAHGTRTVMLHQGQVVLDVAGDIRKDMTVHDLLDMFEQTRGEKVEDDSLILS; this is encoded by the coding sequence ATGATGCAAGCCACAGATTTACGGTTAACCTTTAACCCGGGCACGCCTATCGAAAACCCTGCCCTCCGTGGTATTAATTTAAATATCGCTGATGGCGAATTTGTCACTGTGATTGGTACTAATGGCGCAGGTAAATCGACTTTTCTAAACGCAGTAAGTGGTACCACGCGTGTCGATAGTGGCTCAATCTTACTAAACGGCATCGATGTCACCAAAAAAACAGCGCATCAACGCGCTCATTGGGTCGCCCGTGTGTTTCAAGACCCGATGGCTGGGACTTGTGAAGCATTAACTATCGAAGAAAATATGGCATTGGCCTACAAACGTGGCGGCAAACGAGGTCTAAGCTTTGCACTAAACCAGAATAACCGTGATTTATTCCGAGAAAAACTGTCAGTCCTAAAATTAGGTTTAGAAAATCGTTTGACCGACCGTATGGGGTTATTATCTGGCGGGCAACGTCAAGCTGTGAGCCTACTAATGGCATCATTACAACCCTCTAAGATTCTATTGCTTGATGAACATACTGCTGCTCTTGACCCTAAAACTGCTGCTTTCGTTTTAGAATTGACAGATAAGATTGTCACTGATAATGAGCTAACTACCATGATGGTCACGCACTCAATGCAACAAGCATTAGCACATGGCACGCGTACAGTGATGTTGCATCAAGGCCAAGTGGTATTAGATGTCGCTGGTGACATACGTAAAGATATGACTGTACATGACTTACTTGATATGTTTGAGCAAACTCGCGGTGAGAAGGTTGAAGATGATAGCTTGATTTTGAGTTAA